The Zingiber officinale cultivar Zhangliang chromosome 9A, Zo_v1.1, whole genome shotgun sequence genome window below encodes:
- the LOC122019482 gene encoding uncharacterized protein LOC122019482 has product MERGIEVNPSKVKALQDMPQPRNLKEAQRLTGRITALSRFISKSANRSLSFFNILRRATKFQWDEECDRVFEELKEYLNSLPRLKEWCEGYDIQQTFTSVAYPQSNGQAEVTNREIFRILRVWLDHVRGG; this is encoded by the exons ATGGAACGGGGCATCGAggtaaatcccagcaaagtgaaagcactacaagatatgccacAACCAAGGAATCTCAAGGAAGCCCAACgactcaccggtcggataactgcactatctcgattcatctccaagtcagcCAACCGGAGCTTGTCGTTCTTCAATATATTACGTCGAGccaccaaatttcaatgggatgaagagtGCGACCGGGTATTTGAAGAATTGAAGGAGTACCTCAATTCATTGCCT AGGCTCAAGGAATGGTGCGAAGGGTACGACATTCAGCAAACTTTCACTTCTGTAGCCTACCCTCAGAGCAATGGGCAGGCAGAGGTCACCAACCGTGAAATATTTCGGATCCTGCGCGTTTGGCTCGACCACGTCAGAGGGGGCTGA